The Pangasianodon hypophthalmus isolate fPanHyp1 chromosome 23, fPanHyp1.pri, whole genome shotgun sequence genome includes the window TCAAGAAAGTTTTCGCATGGATATGATATATGAATCGTgtaagctagctggctagctaataTGGCAcaaattttgattttaaaaaactagCATGAAACTTTCCATAAACAAAATGACACGTCAAAAATACACACGCATAAATAAATACACGACTGatttaatatttgattaaattatattttaaaaagtgtcaaTAACGTCGCTGAAATATACAACACTGGAGCTGCTCTGTCAGAAAAAACAATCAGGAACTGTCGTAAAACTGCCGTAAAGTACTCGGTTTACGCGGTTTTTTCGATAATTCATCAAATATAATCTTTCAAAAAGAGCAAAACACGAACGAATCCTCTCTATTTTGATCCTCTATAAAGTGTCAAATGATTGTCATTTATATTCAAACAGtatactataaaatattttaatttaatcacgGACTTCCGGGTGGACAAAATTGTGACGTGTATCGCGTACCGGAAATTGTACACGGACGTTCGGAGATATGCTGATCTTCATATAAGACTCTGACAGTTTTTGGCATGGATATGATATGTGAATCATGTAACCTGTCCTGATTTACTCGTACGcccattattatttatttttatttttttgtatggcTGCTGAAACAGGCAGGATGTGTGATATGTGCTATGGATGAAGTGAAGCTTGCGACGGTTTGGTAGATATGATAGGTGTGAGATTGTGAGCCGGATAGTGGAGCTGGAAGGCTGGAAGGATGATTTCGTGTGTAATTGCTGATTCTCCTGCCTCGTGATTATGGAGCTGTAATTAGGCCCAGGCATGAAAACCCAAAGTGCCAAGCTCTCCACCTGGTCTAGTGTCTAGTGTCTAGTGTCTGGTGTCTGGTTGCGCCTCTGGCTCTGGTGTAGGAGGAGATTTCTTCTCATGTCGCTTCTAACCCTCCGAGAACATGATCGGATCCCCAGATGTGGTGGCATTTACCAAAGATGATGATTATGGAGATTCATACACAGATCCGTGCTTGGTCCCAGAGGAGTTTTCTGTGCCTTTGATTCCTCATGCAAATGCCAATCCATGGTTAAAAACATCCTATGCAAAGTtctccaaggatttcatccttATCTCTGAGTTTTCCGAGCAGGTAGGACCACAGCCATTACTCACAATTCCAGATGATCCCAAAGTGTGTGGGACGTTTGACCTCAATTACTTCTCTCTGCGCATCATGTCTGTGGACTACCAGGCTTCGTTCGTGGGGCATCCTCCGGGCACAAGCTACCCCAAGCTCAATTTCGTTGAGGACTCAAAAGTTGTCCTTGGTGATTCCAAGGAAGGGGCGTTTGCCTACGTGCATCACTTGACCCTCTACGATCTGGAGGCACGTGGCTTTGTGCGTCCTTTTTGCATGGCTTATATTTCAGCAGATGAGAGAAAGATCATGCAGCAGTTCCAGCTGCTCTCGTCTGGCTTCTCCAGGGCTTCCGAGTGCTTAAAATCAGGGAATAGAAAGGCCTTTGCGAGTGAACTGGAAAAGAAGCTGAGGGATCTGGAATATACAAGATCTGTGCTGCACAAGGAGACCGAGCTGCAGAAGACCAACAGCGGCTGTTATTCCACGCAGGTTATTGAGAAAGCAAACGAACTGGCGAATGTGGAAAAATCTATCTACGAACATAAAGATTTGCTGAGGCAGATCACATCCTATCCTAACAGTAAAAGGAGAGATGCTGATCAGGTGCAGTGTGAGCCAGAAGATAGAGCTGATACAAGTACGCTTGACCACACACTGTCTTCTAATCATTCCGGAAATGGCGATAAACATGTGGAAGCAGATAGCGGTAATCAGCAGCCGTCTTACACACCCCAGCTTATTAAAGCTAAATCTGCTAAATGTTTTGATAAACGCTTAAAAACCCTCGAAGAACTCTGCGAATCCAACTTTTTCCTTCAAACCATGGACCAACTGAATGCGATTGAAAAGACATTCAGAGGTGATCTTTGCTTTATTTACACCAGCCAGGTTGACCGGGCTCTGTTGAGTAAACAGAAGATCACCAATTTTCTTTTCGAGTCAGAACgagatgatgaagaagaggGCAGCTCCAGGAATTTTTATGACCCAACCCATTCCACACATCATGTTTCATCCAACTTCTCTGGTGAGCCAATGAACCTTGAGTCCTACACCCCTTATGCTGAGAGAAGTCAGAATAAGCTGGTACTCGAAACGATGGAAGGACCTCCAGAATCCAGTACCTCAGACGTTACGCAGGAAACCTCCGAAGACGCCAATGACACTGAAATGAAAGGGAGTTTCAGCAGTGACAGGAGCATCGAGGCATTTATAAACCTCAGTCCGGCAAATCCTGAGGTTTTTTCAAGGAGAAGCACCAGCGTGGCTTGTACTGTAACCTCATCTGAGGAAGAAGGAAATGTTCCTTCTGTTGCTGCTGTTGGAAAGACGTTGTCCTCACTAGAACACAAATCGGACCTGAATCATGGTGAAGTGTTTGAGACTGGACATCTGGTTCAAATGGACACGGCGTGTTGTATGGGACAGGATGGTTTTATCTACGAGGAGCCTTTGCCTGAACCAGTACAGGAATGCTGCGAGGACACCGTTGTCAAGCGCGAACCTCTGTCCCTGCTTCAGAGGGACCCTGCTCTGCAAGTGGACTATGTCTTAGGAGAGTCAACGCTGACCCTGCCGAGTCCCAGCATGGGGTTGATGCTTCCTGAGCTCAACCCCAGCGCTCTGTCCGAGGAGATGGTTAAAATGAGTGTGGAAGATGTTTCTGACAACGCCAGTTACATGAGCACCTCCACCAGCTCCGACAGAGCAGCCTCACCTTTCACCTACGGCAGTCCCAT containing:
- the smcr8a gene encoding guanine nucleotide exchange protein smcr8a yields the protein MIGSPDVVAFTKDDDYGDSYTDPCLVPEEFSVPLIPHANANPWLKTSYAKFSKDFILISEFSEQVGPQPLLTIPDDPKVCGTFDLNYFSLRIMSVDYQASFVGHPPGTSYPKLNFVEDSKVVLGDSKEGAFAYVHHLTLYDLEARGFVRPFCMAYISADERKIMQQFQLLSSGFSRASECLKSGNRKAFASELEKKLRDLEYTRSVLHKETELQKTNSGCYSTQVIEKANELANVEKSIYEHKDLLRQITSYPNSKRRDADQVQCEPEDRADTSTLDHTLSSNHSGNGDKHVEADSGNQQPSYTPQLIKAKSAKCFDKRLKTLEELCESNFFLQTMDQLNAIEKTFRGDLCFIYTSQVDRALLSKQKITNFLFESERDDEEEGSSRNFYDPTHSTHHVSSNFSGEPMNLESYTPYAERSQNKLVLETMEGPPESSTSDVTQETSEDANDTEMKGSFSSDRSIEAFINLSPANPEVFSRRSTSVACTVTSSEEEGNVPSVAAVGKTLSSLEHKSDLNHGEVFETGHLVQMDTACCMGQDGFIYEEPLPEPVQECCEDTVVKREPLSLLQRDPALQVDYVLGESTLTLPSPSMGLMLPELNPSALSEEMVKMSVEDVSDNASYMSTSTSSDRAASPFTYGSPITLKQKKKAGHSALRFIRQYPFAQQAIFCLLSGRTLVVLGADEGTVRKLVNALLIFVPNLGKYGETVQPWLSTSFQLSDLQRWKLIGLQRVVSPAGSSLLHSLSRYSRYIGILDCDNKTLRCPAYKGTLTGHMADHRTQIKRGSTYYLHVQSILTQLTAKAFLYTFCHHLHLPISTDQDANSVVQRRTNFLLQLGYTEEESKIIRFLSELIKQHYLQGPLKGVSQSYFSFSYTTSYLYKI